The following coding sequences lie in one Pseudomonadota bacterium genomic window:
- a CDS encoding ATP-binding protein, with protein MTYINRPLIKKIETALKVSPIVFINGPRQVGKSTLAQKIGEQKFPVSYVTFDNATQLAAATAYPLEFLKGRQEGFLILDEVQLVPDLFRALKIVIDEARLQGQNINGRYLLTGSANILALPKLSEALVGRMSVSTLYPLAAFEVVDGQGNFIERIFNQDFHGMRSSSLSLLEVIWQSTFPEISHKSKEERGIWFEGYLTSIIQRDIRALFELDKIALLPNLLKVLAFRVGNLLNDADIARDLGLNPVTEKHYRKVLEMMFLTFEIMPWFRNIGKRLVKASKGYIMDTSFLCAVLNYDLETLQFQNPSFFGHVLENFVVSELKKLASYEKEKVSILHFRKSDGKEIDILLEKEDRTLVAIEIKSREHIDERDFKAIRELQEEIGKDFVTGIVLYRGKEVVPFGKDMWALPLHFLWN; from the coding sequence ATGACATACATCAATCGCCCTCTCATTAAAAAAATAGAAACCGCTTTAAAAGTGAGTCCCATTGTCTTTATAAATGGACCTCGGCAGGTTGGAAAAAGTACATTGGCTCAAAAAATTGGAGAACAGAAGTTTCCTGTGTCTTATGTAACTTTTGACAATGCGACACAACTTGCTGCTGCGACAGCTTACCCATTAGAATTTTTGAAGGGACGCCAGGAGGGTTTTTTAATTCTTGATGAAGTTCAACTGGTTCCCGATTTATTTAGAGCTTTAAAAATAGTCATTGATGAAGCTCGTCTACAAGGGCAAAATATAAATGGTCGTTATCTTCTTACAGGGTCAGCAAATATTTTGGCACTTCCAAAGCTTTCAGAAGCTTTGGTGGGAAGGATGAGCGTTTCAACGCTTTATCCTTTGGCAGCATTTGAAGTCGTAGATGGGCAAGGAAATTTTATAGAGCGTATTTTTAATCAAGATTTTCATGGAATGAGATCTTCTTCTTTGAGTCTTTTAGAGGTTATATGGCAAAGCACTTTTCCGGAAATCTCTCACAAAAGCAAAGAAGAAAGAGGAATTTGGTTTGAAGGATATTTAACGTCTATTATTCAAAGAGATATTCGCGCGTTATTTGAGCTCGATAAAATCGCTCTTCTTCCAAATCTTTTAAAGGTTCTTGCATTTAGAGTTGGAAATCTTTTGAATGATGCTGATATTGCCCGGGATTTAGGGCTAAATCCAGTCACAGAAAAACATTATCGAAAAGTCCTTGAGATGATGTTTTTAACGTTTGAGATTATGCCATGGTTTCGAAACATTGGAAAACGGCTTGTTAAGGCTTCGAAAGGGTATATCATGGATACTTCTTTTTTGTGTGCAGTTTTAAATTATGATCTTGAAACCCTTCAATTCCAAAACCCTTCTTTTTTTGGGCATGTTCTTGAAAATTTTGTGGTTAGTGAACTTAAAAAGCTTGCTTCTTATGAAAAAGAAAAGGTTTCTATTCTCCATTTTAGAAAAAGTGATGGAAAAGAGATTGATATTCTTCTTGAAAAAGAAGATAGGACCCTTGTTGCCATTGAAATAAAGTCACGTGAACATATTGATGAGAGAGATTTTAAAGCAATTCGAGAGCTCCAAGAAGAAATTGGAAAAGATTTTGTTACAGGCATTGTTCTTTATCGGGGGAAAGAAGTTGTTCCTTTTGGAAAAGATATGTGGGCACTCCCGCTACATTTTTTGTGGAATTGA
- a CDS encoding acetyl-CoA carboxylase carboxyltransferase subunit beta has product MNWLTNFVRPKIQALVHPKKTDIPENLWDTCSKCEQMVFHKDFIRELYVCHHCGYHARLPAHKRFELLFDEGVYHRIEISPVLKDPIKFKDSKKYVDRLKEYQSKTQEDDVLLVAEGKIEKNPLVVAVFDFSFMGGSMGLSVGQGLVQAAQHAVSRRIPLLVIPASGGARMQEGILSLMQMPRTTVAVQMVREAKLPYWVLLTDPTMGGVAASFAMLGDITLAEPGAIVGFAGRRVIEETIRGKLPDDFQCAEYLFDHGMVDMVVPRKDLRATLARLLNLVMHPHVSSSVQ; this is encoded by the coding sequence ATGAATTGGCTTACAAATTTTGTGCGACCTAAGATTCAGGCACTTGTTCATCCTAAAAAAACAGATATTCCAGAGAATCTTTGGGATACATGCTCCAAATGTGAGCAAATGGTTTTTCATAAAGATTTCATTCGAGAGCTTTATGTGTGTCATCATTGTGGATATCATGCACGGCTTCCGGCTCATAAAAGATTTGAGCTTCTTTTTGATGAGGGCGTTTATCATCGTATAGAAATTTCTCCTGTCTTAAAAGACCCCATAAAATTTAAAGATTCTAAAAAATATGTTGATCGGTTGAAAGAGTATCAATCAAAAACGCAAGAGGATGATGTTTTGCTTGTGGCAGAAGGAAAAATTGAAAAAAACCCTCTTGTTGTTGCTGTGTTTGATTTTTCTTTTATGGGAGGATCTATGGGGCTTTCTGTTGGGCAAGGTTTGGTCCAAGCTGCTCAACATGCTGTTTCAAGGCGCATTCCTCTATTGGTTATTCCAGCTTCAGGAGGTGCGCGTATGCAGGAGGGGATTTTATCTTTAATGCAAATGCCGCGTACAACCGTCGCGGTACAAATGGTTCGTGAAGCAAAACTGCCTTATTGGGTTCTTTTAACAGATCCAACAATGGGGGGTGTTGCTGCTTCTTTTGCAATGCTTGGGGATATTACATTGGCAGAACCTGGAGCTATTGTTGGGTTTGCAGGCAGGCGTGTCATTGAAGAAACAATTCGTGGAAAGCTCCCAGATGATTTTCAATGTGCAGAATATCTTTTTGATCATGGAATGGTTGATATGGTCGTTCCTCGAAAAGATTTGCGCGCAACGCTTGCGCGTCTTTTAAACCTCGTTATGCACCCCCACGTGTCTTCTTCTGTTCAATAA
- a CDS encoding PD-(D/E)XK nuclease domain-containing protein, whose product STALIEQALILDKFQTEIQTLIEGRAIDIIADPQMVYSDIKSSPNALYNLLLFSGYLTTNAIESAKAGMYRCSVRIPNREVQEVFEVSSMAWIAKKLKIDMNEYNAFLDDLLKGYIDVFSKKLKSYLELSVSFFSTGLKNAELFYNGFILGLISAVSSQYFVETEKESGLGRADLILLPKPCAKYKNALILEFKFSKTEEDLSLLAKRALEQIEAQNYESKIKDHDSIEKIFKVGLAFRGKDVEIASKEG is encoded by the coding sequence CAAGCACGGCACTTATTGAACAAGCGCTCATTCTTGATAAATTTCAAACAGAAATACAAACTCTTATCGAAGGAAGAGCTATTGATATAATTGCGGATCCGCAAATGGTATATTCTGATATCAAGTCTTCTCCGAATGCGCTTTATAATCTCTTGCTTTTTTCAGGCTATTTAACAACAAATGCGATTGAAAGCGCAAAAGCAGGCATGTATAGGTGCAGTGTTCGTATTCCAAATAGAGAAGTTCAAGAAGTTTTTGAAGTTTCCTCCATGGCTTGGATTGCGAAAAAACTTAAAATTGATATGAATGAATATAATGCATTTTTAGATGATCTTCTTAAAGGGTATATAGATGTATTTAGCAAAAAACTTAAAAGTTATCTTGAATTATCTGTCAGTTTTTTTTCAACAGGCTTGAAGAATGCAGAGCTTTTTTATAATGGCTTTATTCTTGGACTTATTTCTGCTGTTTCTTCTCAATATTTTGTGGAGACAGAAAAGGAGTCTGGTTTGGGACGAGCTGATCTTATTCTTCTGCCAAAACCATGTGCAAAATATAAGAATGCTCTCATTTTAGAGTTTAAGTTCTCAAAAACAGAGGAAGATTTATCTCTTCTTGCGAAGAGGGCGCTTGAGCAGATAGAGGCTCAGAATTATGAATCTAAAATTAAAGATCATGATTCAATCGAAAAGATATTTAAGGTTGGGCTGGCTTTTCGGGGAAAAGATGTTGAAATTGCCTCTAAAGAAGGATAA
- a CDS encoding NTP/NDP exchange transporter, giving the protein MTFNIRNIQKFLLPIQRHEWQKFLPMALMMFFIIFTLAILRTTKETLVINSVGSGIEIISFIKTYCVIPASLGYMVFYVILSNFLSQRTLFYITLSPFLLFFLSYGLFIHPNLESWHLSTHKALLFQETYPSLKWFIILLGNWGYTLFFVVSELWSAVVLSLMFWQFSNDITSSEEAKRFYGLFGFIGNFGLIAGGIAIVFCSQHILGLDKTASWGQNVKMLNLIASFSVASILFLYYWMTSIKHFKRNNSLQSPASKKAISPKLTWREQIVYVAKSKHLQYLIIIVIAYFISMNFCEAIFKDRVLNAFPENHDYNSFMGRLQIMVGIVSIILTFFGSAFLRFFSWRTGALITPLALLISSSLFLGLIIYGDHLRSFINFDLPLFVVWVGLGQSIMMRATKYSFFDPTREMVYIPLDKELRTKGKACVDLLGGRLGKGGGAWIQSLIFIFTGLGFESLTPAFLITIWGILIIWFIAIQRLSQIHQA; this is encoded by the coding sequence ATGACCTTTAATATTCGCAATATTCAAAAATTTCTTCTTCCTATTCAACGTCATGAATGGCAGAAATTTCTTCCCATGGCGCTTATGATGTTTTTTATTATTTTTACATTAGCCATATTAAGAACAACAAAGGAAACACTTGTTATCAATTCAGTTGGCTCTGGTATCGAAATTATTTCTTTTATTAAAACTTACTGCGTCATTCCTGCTTCACTTGGATATATGGTTTTTTATGTCATCCTAAGTAATTTTTTAAGCCAACGAACGCTCTTTTATATTACACTTTCTCCTTTTCTCCTATTTTTCTTAAGTTATGGGTTATTTATTCATCCCAATTTAGAATCATGGCATCTTTCAACACATAAAGCCCTTCTTTTTCAAGAAACTTATCCTTCTTTAAAATGGTTCATTATTTTACTTGGAAATTGGGGATATACTCTTTTTTTTGTTGTCTCAGAACTTTGGAGTGCTGTTGTTTTAAGCCTTATGTTCTGGCAGTTTTCTAATGACATTACAAGCTCAGAAGAAGCTAAGAGATTTTATGGCCTCTTTGGATTTATTGGCAATTTCGGGCTCATTGCAGGAGGTATTGCCATTGTTTTTTGCTCTCAACACATTCTTGGGCTTGATAAGACTGCATCATGGGGACAAAACGTTAAAATGTTAAATCTTATTGCGAGTTTTAGCGTCGCCTCCATCCTTTTTCTTTATTACTGGATGACGTCTATTAAGCATTTTAAAAGAAATAACTCTCTTCAGAGTCCTGCGTCAAAAAAAGCAATCTCACCAAAACTAACATGGCGTGAACAGATAGTCTATGTGGCAAAGTCCAAACATCTTCAATATTTAATCATTATTGTAATTGCCTATTTTATATCCATGAATTTTTGTGAAGCTATATTTAAAGATCGAGTTCTTAATGCTTTCCCAGAAAACCATGATTATAACTCTTTTATGGGACGTCTTCAGATTATGGTTGGAATTGTCTCTATTATTTTAACTTTCTTTGGAAGCGCCTTCTTAAGATTCTTTAGTTGGCGCACGGGAGCTCTTATTACGCCACTTGCCCTTCTTATTTCAAGCAGTCTATTTTTGGGCCTCATTATTTATGGGGATCATCTTCGCTCTTTTATAAATTTTGATCTCCCTTTGTTCGTTGTATGGGTTGGGCTTGGACAAAGCATTATGATGCGTGCCACAAAATATTCTTTTTTTGATCCAACGCGAGAAATGGTTTATATTCCCCTTGATAAAGAATTGAGAACAAAAGGTAAAGCGTGTGTTGATCTTCTAGGGGGACGCCTTGGTAAAGGAGGAGGAGCCTGGATTCAATCTTTAATTTTTATTTTTACTGGACTTGGATTTGAATCCTTAACACCTGCTTTTCTTATAACCATATGGGGCATTCTTATTATATGGTTTATTGCAATTCAACGATTAAGTCAGATTCATCAAGCATAA